A window from Chitinophaga filiformis encodes these proteins:
- a CDS encoding glycoside hydrolase family 127 protein, with protein sequence MKKQLLSLALLYAVPLCAQQADYPVRAVNFTAVQLTDSFWLPRVRTNHNVTIPASFARCESTGRVKNFEMAAAKEGKFCTKFPFDDTDIYKTIEGASYSMAVTPDKKMDAYVDSLIAIVAKAQEPDGYLYTARTIDPLHPHDWSGPERWVKEHDGSHELYNSGHMFEAASAHYLATGKRNFLDIALKNADLLVQTFGPGKRGVAPGHEIVEMGLVRLYRVTGKKEYLQLAKFFIDERGKRQYNFKSRNPWENGKYWQDQAPVVQQSEVVGHAVRAMYLYAAMADIAALEGDTAYLHAIDRLWENMATKKIYVQGGIGAVPDGERFGENYELPNATAYNETCAAIGNAYWNQRMFQLHGDAKYVDMLEKILYNGLISGVGLDGKSFFYTNAMQVRRGMHHHSLEASRSGWFECSCCPTNMARFLPSLPGYIYAQKGREVYVNLFVNSTASLDVEKQKVKIVQSNNYPWEGNLRFNIEPAAATEFTLKVRIPGWARQEAIPGGIYYFKGGKADSVLIKVNGQPVSYQLEQGYAVIRKKWNRKDVVEVQLPMETHEVLANQQVKDDNGKIAVQRGPLMYCAEWKDNDGRTSNLLLPEVFAPEVRKDMLNGVVVLKGEGKSINVNEQQQQVSTVPKQVTLIPYYAWANRGEGEMNVWFPEKIVDVEILAR encoded by the coding sequence ATGAAAAAACAATTATTATCGCTCGCCCTGTTGTACGCTGTTCCTCTTTGTGCGCAGCAGGCCGACTATCCTGTGAGGGCAGTGAATTTCACTGCTGTGCAGCTGACAGACAGCTTCTGGCTGCCGCGTGTACGTACGAATCATAATGTGACGATCCCTGCATCTTTTGCAAGGTGCGAAAGTACGGGACGTGTGAAGAACTTTGAGATGGCGGCAGCGAAAGAAGGGAAGTTCTGTACGAAGTTCCCCTTCGATGATACGGATATTTACAAGACTATCGAAGGGGCTTCCTACTCCATGGCTGTTACGCCCGATAAGAAGATGGACGCTTATGTGGATTCGCTGATCGCTATTGTGGCTAAAGCCCAGGAACCTGATGGCTACCTGTATACAGCAAGAACGATCGATCCATTGCATCCGCACGACTGGTCGGGACCGGAGCGATGGGTGAAGGAGCATGACGGAAGCCATGAACTTTATAATTCCGGGCATATGTTTGAAGCTGCCAGTGCGCATTACCTGGCTACCGGCAAACGTAATTTCCTGGACATTGCGCTGAAGAATGCTGATCTGCTGGTACAGACCTTTGGTCCCGGCAAACGTGGTGTTGCTCCCGGGCACGAAATAGTGGAGATGGGATTGGTACGTTTATACCGCGTTACCGGAAAGAAAGAATACCTGCAGCTGGCAAAGTTCTTCATCGATGAAAGAGGCAAACGGCAGTATAATTTTAAAAGCAGGAACCCATGGGAGAATGGCAAATACTGGCAGGACCAGGCGCCGGTAGTACAGCAGTCAGAAGTGGTAGGACATGCGGTAAGGGCTATGTACCTGTATGCAGCGATGGCCGATATAGCAGCGCTGGAAGGCGATACCGCCTATCTGCATGCTATTGACAGGCTCTGGGAGAATATGGCCACTAAAAAGATCTATGTGCAGGGCGGCATCGGTGCTGTACCCGATGGCGAGCGCTTTGGCGAGAATTATGAATTGCCCAATGCTACCGCTTATAATGAGACCTGTGCAGCTATCGGTAATGCCTATTGGAATCAACGTATGTTCCAGTTGCATGGCGATGCAAAGTATGTGGATATGCTGGAAAAGATCCTGTACAACGGGCTGATATCCGGCGTGGGGCTGGATGGTAAGTCTTTCTTCTATACCAATGCCATGCAGGTACGCCGGGGAATGCATCATCACAGCCTGGAGGCATCGCGCTCGGGATGGTTTGAATGCTCCTGCTGTCCGACAAATATGGCGCGTTTCCTGCCTTCACTCCCCGGCTACATCTACGCACAGAAAGGCCGGGAAGTATATGTGAACCTGTTTGTTAACAGTACCGCCTCACTGGATGTGGAAAAACAGAAAGTGAAGATCGTGCAGTCCAACAATTACCCATGGGAGGGCAATCTGCGTTTCAATATAGAGCCGGCTGCGGCAACGGAGTTCACCTTGAAAGTCCGCATACCCGGCTGGGCAAGACAGGAAGCTATTCCCGGCGGCATCTATTATTTTAAAGGCGGTAAGGCAGACAGTGTGCTGATCAAAGTAAATGGCCAGCCGGTATCATATCAGCTGGAGCAGGGATATGCCGTGATCAGAAAGAAATGGAACAGGAAAGATGTGGTAGAGGTACAGTTGCCTATGGAAACACATGAAGTACTGGCCAATCAGCAGGTAAAAGATGATAACGGTAAGATCGCAGTTCAGCGCGGACCATTGATGTATTGTGCAGAGTGGAAAGATAATGACGGCCGTACCAGCAATCTGTTATTACCGGAAGTATTCGCGCCTGAAGTAAGGAAAGACATGCTGAACGGCGTCGTGGTGCTCAAAGGGGAAGGCAAAAGTATCAATGTAAATGAACAGCAACAGCAGGTGAGCACCGTACCTAAGCAGGTAACACTGATCCCATATTATGCATGGGCAAACAGGGGAGAAGGAGAAATGAATGTATGGTTCCCTGAGAAAATAGTGGACGTGGAAATACTGGCCAGGTAA
- a CDS encoding RagB/SusD family nutrient uptake outer membrane protein codes for MKQSIKTILLATLLLVSACTKLKDVSYNEIIAGQFDPSTEDLASLVGAAYVNWRIVLNDWNGFARIQEATSDEVVIPARPNGWVDGGIYRRLHEHKWTADDDVTINTWNRTYAGITNCNRVIYQLESGSIPVSNGKEETLAELKVLRASYYYVLCDVYGNVPIVTKFDVPEGFLPKQSTRKEVYEFIVKEIKDNLPLLSDKNDKTTYGRFNQWAAYALLAKMYLNAEVYTGTSAWDECIAACDAVINSGKGFILEPVQRSVFVTDNENSKEIIFALPFDETYVTNWNAFDIHMQTLQPACQATYNLKSTPWGGICAIPQFINTFDMDDARYRDNWIKGQQYSAAGAALNCTMGAYTGKPLAFINEVPGIDQSEEIHGFRLGKFEIKQKANVQLSNDWPLFRYADILMMKAESLLRNGDAAGAATLVTQVRQRNFTEHPDKALVTGADLLKGSVYNYGLRDHLNQTVEGGADIQYGRFLDELGWEFAQEDRRRQDLIRFKVFTKKSWFSHTPNGDYRTLFPIPRIEINKNGNLQQNGGY; via the coding sequence ATGAAACAATCTATCAAGACAATATTACTGGCAACGCTGTTACTGGTGTCTGCCTGCACCAAATTAAAGGATGTAAGTTATAACGAGATCATCGCCGGGCAATTTGATCCTTCCACAGAAGACCTGGCCTCACTGGTGGGCGCTGCTTATGTGAACTGGCGTATTGTGCTGAACGACTGGAATGGCTTTGCCCGCATACAGGAAGCTACCTCAGATGAAGTGGTGATCCCGGCGCGCCCTAATGGCTGGGTGGATGGCGGTATCTATCGTCGTTTGCATGAGCATAAGTGGACGGCAGATGATGATGTTACCATCAATACCTGGAACCGTACCTATGCCGGTATTACCAATTGCAACCGTGTCATCTATCAGCTGGAGTCAGGCAGTATACCTGTCTCCAATGGAAAGGAAGAAACATTGGCTGAGCTGAAGGTACTGCGCGCTTCCTACTATTATGTGTTGTGTGATGTATATGGCAATGTACCTATTGTAACGAAGTTCGACGTGCCGGAAGGATTCCTGCCGAAGCAAAGTACCCGTAAGGAAGTATATGAATTCATCGTCAAGGAAATAAAAGACAATCTTCCTTTACTGAGCGATAAGAATGACAAGACAACCTATGGCAGGTTCAATCAGTGGGCAGCCTATGCTTTACTGGCCAAGATGTACCTGAACGCAGAAGTATACACCGGTACCTCTGCATGGGATGAATGTATCGCAGCATGCGATGCTGTCATTAATTCAGGGAAAGGCTTTATACTGGAACCCGTACAACGCAGCGTGTTTGTAACAGACAATGAGAACTCCAAGGAGATCATTTTTGCGCTGCCGTTTGATGAGACATATGTAACGAACTGGAATGCCTTTGATATTCACATGCAGACATTACAACCTGCATGCCAGGCTACCTATAATCTCAAGTCCACTCCATGGGGCGGTATCTGTGCTATTCCCCAGTTCATCAATACATTTGATATGGATGATGCGCGCTATCGCGATAACTGGATCAAGGGACAACAATACAGCGCTGCCGGTGCTGCACTGAACTGCACCATGGGCGCTTATACGGGCAAACCGCTGGCCTTTATCAATGAAGTGCCGGGCATCGATCAGTCGGAAGAGATACATGGTTTCCGTTTGGGTAAATTTGAGATCAAGCAGAAAGCCAATGTACAGCTGAGCAATGACTGGCCTTTGTTCCGCTATGCAGACATCCTCATGATGAAAGCGGAAAGCCTGTTAAGGAATGGCGATGCTGCAGGCGCAGCTACGCTGGTAACGCAGGTAAGACAACGGAATTTTACAGAGCATCCGGATAAAGCGCTGGTTACAGGCGCTGACTTGCTGAAAGGAAGTGTTTATAACTACGGCTTGCGCGATCATCTGAATCAAACTGTGGAAGGCGGGGCTGATATCCAGTATGGCCGCTTCCTGGATGAACTGGGCTGGGAGTTTGCGCAGGAAGACCGCCGCAGGCAGGACCTGATCCGCTTTAAAGTGTTTACAAAGAAATCATGGTTTTCGCATACACCTAATGGCGACTACCGTACACTCTTTCCTATTCCCCGTATCGAGATCAACAAAAATGGCAATCTTCAGCAAAATGGTGGTTATTAA